Proteins from a single region of Streptomyces spinoverrucosus:
- a CDS encoding putative baseplate assembly protein, whose amino-acid sequence MTSTTTSRRSKVRAAQLGGIDSVEVSDDGLLLTVTFLGKAPHGLTPENVRVDGGRRITDITAVDVSVEREDDPELDDRLYVTLDRAGDTSRYRLSLVETDPYGRPGTEPFRGFDQRYHSATFLFRPDCPTPFDCEDGHDERPEFPDAPVVDYTARDYDTIRKLLLDRLALTTPDWRERNPADLGTTLVELLAYTGDQISYQQDAVATEAYLDTARRRVSVRRHVRLIDYAMHDGCTARAYVTVETAGDHTLAPGTYRFASVDVRTLDPHDRPEPGTVIEDGDLADLDERGSVEVFEPVVAADPLDLRVAHNAIRLWTWGGEVCDLPKGATSATLRDAWVDPETCRDRRLDLRPGDLLVLEEVKGPRTGTPGDADPGHRQAVRLTSVTPAVDRIEDQPVLEVTWAAEDALRRPFCLATRGGRDCLPVEDVTLARGNVVLVDHGRTLPAPETVTVPPEPAVVAPCDPPAFGCVDRTEGNAPARLINALTDKAESGEALGADDVRELFEIVGLAATTRAGLGLESAGQRHEKVVPGTAYAQAAALRTLLAQSVYPGIRPRFRPVLGRAPVAQAVPFPDPGAVAAGQAERIAAIPGRIRQRLVELWRSARDRDGLGDQEISELAVVFGLKTLERLELRLHPVRALRELLHRSDQLLDAKLRRVEVLAARARAGTVLDGHIAWEIAHSWGPAYAAGLHPDEPVLRGPATAALTQDPRSALPAVRVEAHDDTWEPRRDLLASSPRDRHFVGELEDDGRLSLRFGDGRHGARPTPGDRLRIHYRLGGGSAGNVGAEAINHLVVTADCEAPPAAVVRNPLPATGGTEPEPVEQVRQLAPLDLRRTRLRAVTADDYAALAAALPSVQRAAAELRWTGSVQEAHIAIDAYGDGTPSPELLASVTQALEPYRRIGHDLVVGPARPVPLDIELTVCAAPGHQHGQILAELYRVLGAGRGGFFHPDALTFGEPVRLSRLVAVAAAVPGVESVQVTRLRRLFEQDRGEREDGVLRLGPLQIAICDNDPDRPENGRLAITLGGAL is encoded by the coding sequence ATGACGAGCACGACCACGTCCCGCCGCTCCAAGGTGCGCGCCGCCCAGCTGGGCGGCATCGACTCCGTCGAGGTCAGCGACGACGGGCTGCTGCTCACGGTCACCTTCCTCGGCAAGGCCCCGCACGGCCTCACACCCGAGAACGTCCGCGTCGACGGCGGCCGCCGCATCACCGACATCACGGCCGTCGACGTCAGCGTCGAACGCGAGGACGACCCGGAGCTCGACGACCGCCTCTACGTCACCCTCGACCGGGCGGGCGACACCTCCCGCTACCGCCTCTCCCTCGTCGAGACCGACCCGTACGGCCGCCCCGGCACCGAACCCTTCCGCGGCTTCGATCAGCGCTACCACAGCGCGACCTTCCTGTTCCGGCCAGACTGCCCGACTCCCTTCGACTGCGAGGACGGGCACGACGAGCGGCCGGAGTTCCCGGACGCCCCGGTCGTCGACTACACCGCGCGCGACTACGACACCATCCGCAAGCTGCTGCTGGACCGGCTCGCCCTCACCACCCCCGACTGGCGCGAACGCAACCCCGCCGACCTCGGCACCACCCTCGTCGAGCTACTCGCGTACACCGGCGACCAGATCAGCTACCAGCAGGACGCGGTGGCGACGGAGGCGTACTTGGACACGGCCCGCCGCCGGGTCTCCGTACGCCGTCACGTCCGGCTCATCGACTACGCGATGCACGACGGCTGCACCGCCCGGGCCTACGTCACCGTCGAGACCGCCGGTGACCACACGCTCGCCCCCGGCACGTACCGGTTCGCCTCCGTCGACGTGCGCACCCTCGACCCGCACGACCGCCCCGAGCCGGGCACCGTCATCGAGGACGGCGACCTCGCCGACCTCGACGAGCGGGGCTCGGTCGAGGTGTTCGAACCGGTCGTCGCCGCCGACCCCCTGGACCTGCGGGTCGCGCACAACGCGATCCGGCTGTGGACGTGGGGCGGCGAAGTGTGCGACCTGCCCAAGGGCGCCACGTCGGCGACCCTGCGCGACGCGTGGGTGGACCCGGAGACCTGCCGGGACCGCCGCCTCGACCTGCGGCCGGGCGACCTGCTCGTCCTGGAGGAGGTCAAGGGCCCGCGCACCGGCACCCCCGGCGACGCCGACCCCGGCCACCGTCAGGCGGTCCGCCTCACCTCCGTCACCCCGGCCGTCGACCGCATCGAGGACCAGCCGGTCCTGGAGGTCACCTGGGCCGCGGAGGACGCCCTGCGCCGCCCGTTCTGCCTCGCCACCCGGGGCGGCCGGGACTGTCTGCCGGTCGAGGACGTCACCCTCGCCCGCGGCAACGTCGTCCTCGTCGACCACGGCCGCACCCTGCCCGCCCCGGAGACGGTCACCGTGCCGCCGGAGCCCGCCGTCGTCGCCCCCTGCGACCCGCCCGCCTTCGGCTGCGTCGACCGCACCGAGGGCAACGCGCCCGCGCGGCTCATCAACGCCCTGACCGACAAGGCGGAGTCGGGCGAGGCCCTCGGCGCCGACGACGTCCGCGAACTCTTCGAGATCGTCGGCCTCGCCGCCACCACCCGCGCCGGTCTCGGCCTGGAAAGCGCGGGCCAGCGGCACGAGAAGGTCGTGCCCGGGACGGCGTACGCCCAGGCCGCCGCCCTGCGGACGCTGCTCGCGCAGTCCGTCTACCCCGGCATCCGGCCCCGCTTCCGGCCCGTCCTCGGCCGTGCGCCCGTCGCCCAGGCGGTGCCGTTCCCCGACCCCGGGGCCGTGGCCGCCGGGCAGGCCGAGCGGATCGCGGCGATCCCGGGCCGGATCCGGCAGCGGCTCGTCGAGCTGTGGCGCAGCGCCCGCGACCGCGACGGCCTCGGCGACCAGGAGATCTCCGAACTCGCCGTCGTCTTCGGCCTGAAGACCCTGGAGCGCCTCGAACTCCGCCTGCACCCCGTCCGCGCCCTGCGCGAACTGCTGCACCGCAGCGACCAGTTGCTCGACGCCAAGCTCCGCCGCGTCGAGGTCCTCGCCGCCCGCGCTCGCGCGGGCACGGTCCTCGACGGGCACATCGCGTGGGAGATCGCGCACAGCTGGGGCCCGGCGTACGCGGCCGGACTGCACCCCGACGAGCCCGTGCTGCGCGGCCCGGCGACCGCGGCCCTCACCCAGGACCCGCGAAGCGCCCTGCCCGCCGTACGCGTCGAAGCGCACGACGACACCTGGGAGCCGCGCCGCGACCTGCTCGCGAGCAGCCCCCGCGACCGCCACTTCGTGGGCGAACTGGAGGACGACGGCCGCCTGTCCCTGCGCTTCGGCGACGGCCGGCACGGCGCCCGCCCCACCCCCGGCGACCGGCTGCGCATCCACTACCGCCTCGGCGGCGGCAGCGCGGGCAACGTCGGCGCGGAGGCCATCAACCACCTCGTCGTCACCGCCGACTGCGAGGCCCCGCCCGCCGCCGTGGTCCGCAACCCGCTGCCCGCCACCGGCGGCACCGAACCCGAACCCGTCGAGCAGGTACGCCAGCTGGCCCCGCTCGACCTGCGCCGCACCCGCCTGCGCGCGGTCACCGCCGACGACTATGCCGCCCTCGCCGCCGCCCTGCCCTCAGTGCAGCGCGCCGCCGCCGAGCTGCGCTGGACCGGCAGCGTCCAGGAGGCGCACATCGCGATCGACGCGTACGGCGACGGCACCCCGTCGCCCGAGCTGCTCGCGTCGGTGACGCAGGCCCTGGAGCCGTACCGGCGCATCGGCCACGACCTCGTCGTCGGCCCCGCCCGTCCGGTGCCGCTCGACATCGAACTGACCGTGTGCGCCGCGCCCGGCCACCAGCACGGTCAGATCCTCGCCGAGCTGTACCGGGTGCTCGGCGCCGGCCGGGGCGGCTTCTTCCACCCCGACGCGCTGACCTTCGGCGAACCGGTCCGGCTGAGCCGGCTGGTCGCCGTCGCCGCGGCCGTCCCGGGCGTGGAGAGCGTGCAGGTCACGCGGCTGCGGCGGCTGTTCGAGCAGGACCGAGGAGAGAGGGAGGACGGCGTGCTGCGGCTCGGCCCGCTTCAGATCGCCATCTGCGACAACGACCCCGACCGGCCGGAGAACGGCCGGCTGGCGATCACGTTGGGAGGTGCCCTGTGA
- a CDS encoding putative baseplate assembly protein: MSELCSCGGACGGHDERLAPAPPHNPPGRTALDYRVGEYGSFLAALLDRLASPAYPALNGLTVRTPDDPAIGLLDATAVLGDLLTFHSERIADEAYIRTANEHRSLALLGRLVGHRPRPGVAASTHLAYTLERDPRAETLPVVIPRGARSHSVPASATEESLTFETSRDLTARWDFNELKVRRRRPVLVTPGDLERRSELFVQGTANSLQTGDQLLFVFGEPAGGERKLLPVAKARVDREDDVTAISLPKSAPPTLKELVDEVRRWTAAPAAPGEPGDEPPTPEVPNPRPVSRLIEDVEDQVLAPLRADLDTVKTPERLAARLAEPIERLGEAQVLATPYEDVAAWFEQLQAVLAELAERALELAPAQSVEPDQARTKATDSRTGAQTDARTDPQTAAQTDPEAGARSGPQTAPQTDPRHAALRTLASVLPTLRTRTTTRRTTAHTPRPATDPARLLTALNPGLGTLYPAWRTAAAPGTPQLLRELLAMRVTAAPFGATAPLKPVQDDRGRVIRTADWPLTGAVLTTLRVVYEPAGKVPVRAEFQYVEGSSSDQRAENLPVPQPVDFPLGAGQVELSTRSGQDRDLNWLNRRPTDSQEPGVTARLHSGLPERTLFVSRPDNDGLVHVGVHNGTSEQIALRPNTSEQFTHGEYEVSVRYTVGTTEPNVEVVVASKPEPLNRRVLQLDTVHTGITVGSWVAIRRPAKGTSVPGAAKLAFVTTQVVAARTAAYSNYGITGRGTELTLADPWLDEFDVLLSHIRDTTVHAAGEPLRPADEPLGEDVHGNEIELAELYDGLRPGRTLMVTGERGDLPGVRATEVAVIAAADPAVDPQLPGDHVHTRLTLTADLAHRYRRDTVRILGNVVEATHGESREEAIGSGDSDRVNQTFALWQTPLTWLADTNPLGAKPVLEVRVDGVLWHEVDSLAGRGPRERVYITGSTADGRTTVTFGDGVNGARLPTGHENVRARYRFGTGRAANVAADRITQALTRPLGVSAVTNPRPATGGSDADGPGLTRRTIPLAVSALDRLVSAGDYEDFARSRAGIGRAAARELFDGRRRVLHVTVAGTDDVPIADDSDTLRALRGALTEYGDPNLPVRVDVRELVLLLLSAKVKLAPDHAWEVVEPRLRQALLRRLGFEGRELGRPARLSEVLATAHSVPGVDYIDVDVFTGVPASAAPEQLTACPGTPQPQVPAHPAAYDEKIHTVRADEGETLTSVCARHGIPLAELLRLNPDITDTRRLPKGRSVYVFRGIRPAQLALLSPRAADTLILTEVK; the protein is encoded by the coding sequence GTGAGCGAGCTCTGCTCCTGCGGCGGCGCGTGCGGCGGCCACGACGAGCGCCTGGCCCCGGCCCCGCCGCACAATCCGCCGGGCCGCACCGCGCTCGACTACCGCGTCGGCGAGTACGGCTCCTTCCTGGCCGCCCTCCTCGACCGGCTCGCCTCGCCCGCCTACCCGGCGTTGAACGGGCTGACCGTCCGCACCCCGGACGACCCGGCGATCGGCCTGCTGGACGCCACCGCCGTCCTCGGCGACCTGCTCACCTTCCACTCCGAACGGATCGCCGACGAGGCCTACATCCGCACCGCCAACGAGCACCGCTCGCTGGCCCTGCTCGGCCGCCTGGTCGGCCACCGGCCGCGCCCCGGTGTCGCCGCCTCCACCCACCTGGCGTACACCCTCGAACGCGACCCGCGCGCCGAGACGCTGCCGGTCGTCATCCCGCGCGGCGCCCGCAGCCACAGCGTGCCGGCCTCCGCCACCGAGGAGTCCCTCACCTTCGAGACCAGCCGCGACCTGACGGCCCGCTGGGACTTCAACGAGCTGAAGGTACGGCGCCGGCGCCCCGTCCTTGTCACGCCCGGGGACCTTGAGCGCCGCTCGGAGCTGTTCGTCCAGGGCACCGCCAACTCCCTCCAGACCGGCGACCAGTTGCTGTTCGTCTTCGGCGAGCCGGCGGGCGGCGAACGGAAGCTGCTGCCGGTGGCGAAGGCGCGCGTCGACCGCGAGGACGACGTCACGGCGATCTCCCTGCCGAAGTCGGCCCCGCCGACGCTGAAGGAACTCGTCGACGAGGTACGCCGCTGGACCGCCGCGCCCGCCGCCCCGGGCGAGCCCGGTGACGAGCCGCCCACGCCCGAGGTGCCCAACCCACGCCCGGTCAGCCGTCTGATCGAGGACGTCGAGGACCAGGTCCTGGCCCCCCTTCGGGCAGACCTGGACACCGTCAAGACCCCCGAACGGCTCGCGGCCCGCCTGGCCGAGCCGATCGAGCGGCTGGGCGAGGCACAGGTGCTGGCGACGCCGTACGAGGACGTGGCCGCGTGGTTCGAGCAGCTTCAGGCGGTGCTCGCGGAACTCGCCGAGCGGGCACTGGAGTTGGCCCCCGCCCAGTCGGTCGAGCCCGACCAGGCGCGCACGAAAGCGACAGACTCACGGACCGGCGCGCAGACCGACGCGCGGACGGATCCGCAGACCGCCGCGCAGACCGATCCAGAGGCCGGCGCGCGGTCGGGCCCGCAGACCGCCCCGCAGACCGACCCCCGGCACGCCGCCCTCCGGACCCTCGCCTCCGTCCTCCCCACCCTGCGCACGCGCACCACCACACGGCGGACCACGGCCCACACCCCCCGCCCCGCCACCGACCCCGCCCGCCTCCTCACCGCCCTCAACCCCGGCCTCGGCACCCTCTACCCGGCCTGGCGCACCGCCGCCGCCCCGGGCACCCCGCAGCTCCTGCGCGAGCTGCTGGCGATGCGCGTCACCGCGGCCCCCTTCGGCGCCACGGCCCCGCTGAAGCCGGTCCAGGACGACCGCGGCCGGGTCATCCGCACCGCCGACTGGCCGCTCACCGGCGCCGTCCTGACCACCCTGCGGGTCGTCTACGAGCCGGCGGGCAAGGTGCCGGTCCGGGCGGAGTTCCAGTACGTCGAGGGCAGCAGCTCCGACCAGCGCGCCGAGAACCTGCCCGTGCCGCAGCCGGTCGACTTCCCGCTGGGCGCGGGCCAGGTCGAGCTGTCCACCCGCAGCGGCCAGGACCGCGACCTCAACTGGCTCAACCGCCGCCCCACCGACTCCCAGGAACCCGGCGTCACCGCCCGCCTCCACTCCGGCCTGCCCGAACGCACCCTGTTCGTGTCCCGGCCGGACAACGACGGCCTGGTCCACGTCGGCGTGCACAACGGCACCTCCGAGCAGATCGCCCTGCGACCCAACACGTCGGAGCAGTTCACGCACGGCGAGTACGAGGTCAGCGTCCGCTACACGGTGGGCACCACCGAGCCCAACGTCGAGGTGGTCGTCGCGAGCAAGCCAGAGCCGCTCAACCGCCGGGTGCTCCAGCTGGACACCGTGCACACCGGCATCACCGTCGGCAGCTGGGTGGCGATCCGGCGCCCCGCGAAGGGGACCTCGGTGCCGGGCGCCGCCAAGCTCGCCTTCGTCACCACCCAGGTCGTGGCGGCGCGTACGGCGGCGTACAGCAACTACGGCATCACCGGACGCGGCACCGAACTCACCCTCGCCGACCCCTGGCTGGACGAGTTCGACGTGCTGCTGTCGCACATCCGCGACACCACCGTGCACGCGGCCGGAGAGCCGCTCCGCCCGGCCGACGAACCGCTCGGCGAGGACGTGCACGGCAACGAGATCGAACTGGCCGAGCTGTACGACGGACTGCGCCCCGGCCGCACCCTCATGGTCACCGGCGAGCGCGGCGACCTCCCCGGCGTCCGGGCCACCGAAGTCGCCGTGATCGCCGCCGCCGACCCGGCCGTCGACCCCCAGCTCCCCGGCGACCACGTCCACACCCGGCTCACCCTGACCGCCGACCTCGCCCACCGCTACCGGCGCGACACCGTGCGGATCCTCGGCAACGTCGTCGAGGCCACCCACGGCGAGAGCCGCGAGGAGGCCATCGGCAGCGGCGACTCCGACCGCGTCAACCAGACGTTCGCACTGTGGCAGACCCCGCTCACCTGGCTCGCCGACACCAACCCGCTGGGCGCGAAGCCGGTCCTGGAGGTCCGGGTCGACGGCGTGCTCTGGCACGAGGTCGACAGCCTCGCCGGACGCGGCCCGCGCGAGCGCGTCTACATCACCGGCAGCACCGCCGACGGCCGGACGACGGTGACCTTCGGCGACGGTGTGAACGGCGCCCGGCTGCCCACCGGCCACGAGAACGTGCGCGCCCGCTACCGCTTCGGCACCGGCCGCGCCGCCAACGTGGCCGCCGACCGCATCACCCAGGCCCTCACCCGCCCGCTCGGCGTCTCCGCGGTCACCAACCCGCGCCCCGCGACCGGCGGTTCGGACGCCGACGGGCCCGGCCTGACCCGCCGTACCATTCCGCTCGCCGTCTCCGCCCTGGACCGCCTGGTCTCGGCCGGCGACTACGAGGACTTCGCCCGCTCCCGCGCCGGCATCGGCCGGGCGGCGGCGCGTGAACTCTTCGACGGCAGGCGGCGGGTGCTGCACGTCACGGTCGCGGGCACGGACGACGTGCCGATCGCCGACGACTCCGACACCCTGCGCGCCCTGCGCGGCGCCCTGACCGAGTACGGCGACCCGAACCTCCCCGTCCGCGTCGACGTCCGCGAACTGGTCCTGCTGCTCCTGTCCGCCAAGGTCAAGCTCGCCCCCGACCACGCCTGGGAGGTCGTCGAGCCGCGGCTGCGCCAGGCCCTGCTGCGCCGACTCGGCTTCGAGGGACGGGAGCTGGGTCGGCCCGCCCGCCTCTCCGAGGTGCTGGCCACCGCCCACAGCGTGCCCGGCGTCGACTACATCGACGTCGACGTCTTCACCGGCGTCCCCGCCTCGGCGGCCCCCGAACAGCTGACCGCCTGCCCCGGCACGCCGCAACCCCAGGTCCCGGCGCACCCGGCGGCGTACGACGAGAAGATCCACACCGTCCGCGCCGACGAAGGCGAGACGCTCACCTCGGTGTGCGCCCGCCACGGCATCCCGCTCGCCGAACTCCTGCGCCTCAACCCCGACATCACCGACACCCGGCGCCTGCCCAAGGGCCGTTCGGTGTACGTCTTCCGCGGCATCCGCCCGGCCCAGCTCGCCCTGCTGTCGCCGCGTGCCGCGGACACCCTGATTCTGACGGAGGTCAAGTGA
- a CDS encoding peptidoglycan-binding protein — protein MAKPLSASKMVEILRAEGLTVHEVRNWRTHNRNSKGPWGPVNGVMIHHTVTSGTAASVDICYDGYSSLPGPLCHGVIDKQGHVHLVGNGRANHAGLGDSDVLRAVVNETKLPPDNEADTDGNRHFYGFECVNLGNGKDPWPEAQKEAIEKVSAAICRHHGWSERSVIGHKEWQPGKVDPRGFTMDSMRGRIRDRLGGRPQPPDPKPQPQPKPKYEPFPGSGFFHVGRKSPIITAMGRRLVAEGCSRYEEGPSPEWTEADRRSYQAWQQKLGFKGKDADGIPGKFSWDKLKVPNS, from the coding sequence ATGGCCAAGCCACTGAGCGCGTCCAAGATGGTGGAGATCCTCCGTGCGGAGGGCCTGACGGTCCACGAGGTGCGCAACTGGCGCACCCACAACCGCAACAGCAAGGGCCCCTGGGGTCCCGTCAACGGTGTGATGATCCACCACACCGTCACCTCCGGCACCGCCGCCTCCGTCGACATCTGCTACGACGGCTACTCCAGCCTTCCCGGCCCGCTCTGCCACGGCGTCATCGACAAGCAGGGCCATGTCCACCTCGTCGGCAACGGCCGTGCCAACCACGCGGGCCTGGGTGACAGCGACGTCCTGCGCGCTGTCGTCAACGAGACGAAGCTGCCGCCCGACAACGAGGCCGACACCGACGGCAACCGGCACTTCTACGGCTTCGAGTGCGTCAACCTCGGCAACGGCAAGGACCCGTGGCCGGAGGCGCAGAAGGAGGCCATCGAGAAGGTGTCGGCCGCGATCTGCCGCCACCACGGCTGGTCGGAACGCTCGGTCATCGGCCACAAGGAGTGGCAGCCGGGCAAGGTGGACCCGCGCGGCTTCACGATGGACAGCATGCGGGGGCGCATACGCGACCGGCTCGGCGGCAGGCCCCAGCCGCCCGACCCCAAGCCGCAGCCCCAGCCCAAGCCGAAGTACGAGCCCTTCCCCGGCAGCGGCTTCTTCCACGTCGGCCGGAAGTCCCCGATCATCACCGCGATGGGCCGCCGCCTGGTCGCCGAGGGCTGCAGCCGCTACGAGGAGGGCCCCAGCCCCGAGTGGACCGAGGCCGACCGCCGCTCCTACCAGGCCTGGCAGCAGAAGCTGGGCTTCAAGGGCAAGGACGCGGACGGCATCCCGGGCAAGTTCAGCTGGGACAAGCTCAAGGTCCCCAACTCCTGA
- a CDS encoding DUF6519 domain-containing protein: MHADLSRLTFRPERHYSAVVAQQGRVQLDADTNEQTAIQLHQARTLAADLIGPHGGPRDAAGFRIDYVGGKHDLDTLHIHGGRYYVDGILCDASRPAPGVPVLDEDDQEAPESLGHWTYWDQPDGFRDPEKPGDRLPSPAQSPFVAYLHVWERSVTAAEDPALREVALGAAMPDTAARVKVVWQVLPLSLAALEIEEADPSKEVVRAAFARWAQRQSAPSARLAARSERPDHADEDPCLVKPDARYRGPENQLYRVEVHAGGEAKDATFKWSRENGSVVFPVDELDGTWVQLATLGHDDKLDLDVGDHVEFTDTAHASRLEPLPLLRVEELDLPGRRVRLSAEPAPGVGRLPHLHPFLRRWDHQAGPRRKGRTTALRGGAVPVTEGEWLPLEDGVEVHFAKGGTYRTGDHWIIPARTATGSVEWPTDPARRPLLQAPSGIARHYAPLALIKGEGSAVDLRLAFGPLAGSMPAADEATLAAEHQARREEQVAESRSQTTAEAEAAVEGDN; this comes from the coding sequence ATGCACGCTGACCTCTCCCGCCTCACGTTCCGCCCGGAACGGCACTACTCCGCGGTCGTCGCCCAGCAGGGCCGCGTCCAGCTCGACGCCGACACCAACGAGCAGACGGCGATCCAGCTCCACCAGGCCCGCACCCTCGCCGCCGACCTGATCGGCCCGCACGGCGGCCCGCGCGACGCGGCCGGCTTCCGCATCGATTACGTCGGCGGCAAGCACGACCTGGACACCCTGCACATCCACGGCGGCCGCTACTACGTCGACGGCATCCTCTGCGACGCGTCCCGCCCGGCACCCGGCGTCCCGGTCCTCGACGAGGACGACCAGGAGGCCCCGGAATCCCTCGGGCACTGGACGTACTGGGACCAGCCCGACGGTTTCCGCGACCCGGAGAAGCCCGGCGACCGGCTGCCCTCGCCCGCGCAGTCGCCGTTCGTGGCCTACCTGCACGTCTGGGAGCGTTCGGTCACCGCCGCCGAGGACCCGGCGCTGCGCGAGGTCGCCCTAGGCGCGGCGATGCCGGACACGGCCGCCCGCGTCAAGGTCGTCTGGCAGGTGCTGCCGCTGTCGCTGGCCGCGCTGGAGATCGAGGAGGCGGACCCGTCCAAGGAGGTCGTCCGCGCCGCGTTCGCCCGCTGGGCGCAGCGCCAGTCCGCTCCCTCGGCCCGCCTCGCCGCCCGCAGCGAACGCCCCGATCACGCCGACGAGGACCCCTGCCTGGTCAAGCCCGACGCCCGCTACCGGGGTCCGGAGAACCAGCTCTACCGCGTCGAGGTGCACGCCGGCGGCGAGGCGAAGGACGCCACCTTCAAGTGGTCCCGCGAGAACGGCTCGGTGGTCTTCCCGGTCGACGAACTCGACGGCACCTGGGTGCAGTTGGCGACCCTCGGGCACGACGACAAGCTCGACCTGGACGTCGGCGACCACGTCGAGTTCACCGACACCGCCCACGCCTCCCGCCTCGAACCCCTGCCGCTGCTGCGGGTCGAGGAACTCGACCTGCCCGGCCGCCGCGTCCGCCTCTCCGCCGAACCCGCGCCGGGCGTCGGCCGGCTCCCGCACCTCCACCCCTTCCTGCGCCGCTGGGACCACCAGGCGGGCCCCCGCCGCAAGGGCCGTACGACCGCCCTGCGCGGCGGCGCCGTCCCGGTCACCGAGGGGGAGTGGCTGCCCCTGGAGGACGGCGTCGAGGTCCACTTCGCCAAGGGCGGCACCTACCGCACCGGCGACCACTGGATCATCCCCGCCCGCACCGCCACCGGCAGCGTCGAGTGGCCGACCGATCCGGCGCGTCGGCCGTTGTTGCAGGCCCCGTCCGGCATCGCCCGCCACTACGCCCCGCTGGCCCTGATCAAGGGCGAGGGCAGCGCGGTCGATCTGCGCCTCGCCTTCGGCCCGCTGGCCGGCAGCATGCCCGCCGCCGACGAGGCGACGCTCGCGGCCGAGCACCAGGCACGCCGCGAGGAACAGGTGGCCGAGAGCCGGTCGCAGACGACCGCCGAGGCGGAGGCAGCCGTGGAAGGAGACAACTGA
- a CDS encoding TetR/AcrR family transcriptional regulator yields MTKGSCAVNGGDESAGHAATPKRKDARRNKEALLDAAAAVFVTSGVDAPVRDIAAKAGVGLGTIYRHFPTRADLIIAVYRHQVDACAEAGPTLLASSATPHAALTQWIDLFVDFLVTKHGLAAVLQSDNAGFDALHAYFLDRLVPVCTQLLEAAAESGEIQSDLTAYELMRGVGNLCIGADSDPRYDARPLVQLLIAGLRRPH; encoded by the coding sequence ATGACGAAAGGGAGCTGCGCGGTGAACGGCGGCGACGAGAGCGCGGGGCACGCGGCCACGCCCAAGCGGAAGGACGCCCGACGCAACAAGGAGGCACTGCTCGACGCGGCCGCCGCGGTCTTCGTCACGTCGGGCGTGGACGCGCCCGTCCGCGACATCGCGGCCAAGGCGGGCGTCGGGCTGGGCACGATCTACCGCCACTTCCCGACCCGCGCGGATCTGATCATCGCCGTCTACCGGCATCAGGTCGACGCCTGCGCCGAGGCCGGACCCACCCTGCTGGCGAGCAGCGCGACTCCGCACGCCGCGCTGACGCAGTGGATCGACCTCTTCGTCGACTTCCTGGTCACCAAACACGGCCTCGCCGCGGTGCTCCAGTCCGACAACGCGGGCTTCGACGCCCTGCACGCCTACTTCCTGGACCGCCTCGTGCCCGTGTGCACCCAACTGCTCGAAGCGGCGGCCGAATCCGGCGAGATCCAATCCGACCTCACGGCCTACGAGCTGATGCGCGGCGTCGGCAACCTCTGCATCGGCGCGGACAGCGACCCCCGCTACGACGCCCGCCCGCTGGTCCAGCTCCTCATCGCAGGACTACGCCGACCGCACTGA
- a CDS encoding GPW/gp25 family protein yields the protein MSPRTRPRTDIAFPFRPDRRGRTAHATPAEHIHDLIEQLLFTSPGERVMRPDFGCGLLDLVFAPNSPELIHTLELSVQASLQRWLGDLIDVEALDVTSEDHVVRVHLAYAVRATGARREDVFEGRAAA from the coding sequence ATGAGCCCCCGTACCCGCCCCCGCACCGACATAGCCTTCCCCTTCCGCCCCGACCGCCGCGGCCGCACCGCCCACGCCACCCCCGCCGAACACATCCACGACCTGATCGAGCAGCTCCTCTTCACCAGCCCCGGCGAACGCGTCATGCGCCCCGACTTCGGCTGCGGCCTGCTCGACCTGGTCTTCGCCCCCAACAGCCCGGAGCTGATCCACACCCTGGAGCTCTCCGTCCAGGCCTCGCTCCAGCGCTGGCTCGGCGACCTCATCGACGTGGAGGCCCTCGACGTGACCAGCGAGGACCACGTGGTCCGCGTCCACCTCGCCTACGCCGTCCGCGCCACCGGCGCCCGACGCGAGGACGTCTTCGAAGGGAGGGCCGCCGCATGA